The Anaeromyxobacter diazotrophicus genome contains the following window.
CGTCATCCAGTCCCGCACCTTCGTCTTGGTCATCATGATCAGAGCCCCAGGTAGGCCTTCTTGACGTGCTCGTTGCCCAGCAGCTCCTGGCCGGTGCCGGTCAGGACGACGCGCCCGGTCTCGAGCACGTAGGCCCGGTGCGCGATGCGGAGCGACTGGAAGACGTTCTGCTCGACCAGCAGGATGCTCGTCCCCTGCCGGTTGATCTCCGCGATGATGTCGAAGATGTTCTTCACGAACAGCGGAGAGAGCCCCAGCGACGGCTCGTCGAGGAGCAGGAGCTTCGGGTTCGCCATGAGGCCGCGGGCGATGGCGAGCATCTGCTGCTCGCCGCCGGACATCGTCCCGCCGAGCTGCCGCTGCCGCTCCGCCAGGCGGGGGAAGAGGCTGAACGCCCGCTCGATGTTCCGGGCGCGATCGGGCCGCGTCGCGCGCGCGTAGGAGCCCATGCGCAGGTTCTCGAGGACCGTCATCTCGGGGAAGATGTGGCGCCCCTCGGGCACCTGCACGATCCCGAGCTCGACCACGTCGTGAGACTCGAGCCGGGTGAGCTCCTGCCCCTGGAACAGGAGCTGGCCGGCGGCGGGCCGGACCAGCCGGGACACGTTGCGGAGCGTGGTGGACTTGCCGGCGCCGTTCGCGCCGACCACCGTCACGATCTCGCCCTGGCGCACCTCGAGGTCCACGTCCCAGAGGACGCGCAGGTCGCCGTAGGCGAAGGACAGCTTGCGGATCTCGAGCAGGCTCACTCGGCGGCCTCCCCCAGGTAGGCGGCCACGACCGCCGGGTTCGCCACGATCTCCCGCGGCAGGCCCTCGGCCAGCTTCTCGCCGGAGTTGAGGACCACGATCCGGTCGCTGATCCGCATGATGGCCTTCATGTCGTGCTCGATCACCATCTGCGTCACCCCGCGCCGCTTGGTGTCGAGGATGAGCTGGATGATCTCCTCGCTCTCGGCGGGGTTGAGCCCGCCCATGACCTCGTCCAGCAGGAGCAGCCGGGGCTGGGTCGCGAGCACGCGCGCCACCTCCAGCCGCTTGCGCTCGCCGATGGGCAGCCCGCCGGCGAGCGCGTCCGCCTTGTGGTCGAGCCGCACGTGCCGGAGCTGCTGCAGCGCCACCTCGGCCGCCTCCGCCAGGCGGTTCGTGCGGGCCAGCGCCCCGACCATCACGTTGTCGAGGACCGTCATCTTGGCGAGCGGCCGCACCTTCTGCCAGGTGCGGGCCATGCCCAGCTTGCAGACCTTGTCCGGGGTGAGGCCGTTCACGCGGTGGCCGGCGAAGAGCACCTCCCCGCGCGACGGAGGGTAGAAGCCGGTCATGCAGTTGAAGAGCGTGGTCTTGCCGGCGCCGTTGGGCCCGATGAGGCCCATGATCATCCCCTCCTCCATGGCGAAGGAGACGTCGGAGTTGGCGGCCAGCCCGCCGAAGAAGCGGGAGACGTGCCGGATGTCGAGGATCGGGGTGGGGCTCACGAGGCGCTCCCCTCGGCCTGGGCGGCCGCCGCGGCGCGCCGGCGTCGCGCGACGAGCCCCCGCGCGAACCCGAGCACGCCGTCGGGCATGAACAGGATCACCACCACCATCAGGATGCCGTAGATGAGCGCGTGG
Protein-coding sequences here:
- a CDS encoding ABC transporter ATP-binding protein — protein: MLEIRKLSFAYGDLRVLWDVDLEVRQGEIVTVVGANGAGKSTTLRNVSRLVRPAAGQLLFQGQELTRLESHDVVELGIVQVPEGRHIFPEMTVLENLRMGSYARATRPDRARNIERAFSLFPRLAERQRQLGGTMSGGEQQMLAIARGLMANPKLLLLDEPSLGLSPLFVKNIFDIIAEINRQGTSILLVEQNVFQSLRIAHRAYVLETGRVVLTGTGQELLGNEHVKKAYLGL
- a CDS encoding ABC transporter ATP-binding protein; amino-acid sequence: MSPTPILDIRHVSRFFGGLAANSDVSFAMEEGMIMGLIGPNGAGKTTLFNCMTGFYPPSRGEVLFAGHRVNGLTPDKVCKLGMARTWQKVRPLAKMTVLDNVMVGALARTNRLAEAAEVALQQLRHVRLDHKADALAGGLPIGERKRLEVARVLATQPRLLLLDEVMGGLNPAESEEIIQLILDTKRRGVTQMVIEHDMKAIMRISDRIVVLNSGEKLAEGLPREIVANPAVVAAYLGEAAE